In Palaemon carinicauda isolate YSFRI2023 chromosome 18, ASM3689809v2, whole genome shotgun sequence, a genomic segment contains:
- the LOC137656948 gene encoding uncharacterized protein yields the protein MRITSLCICLMACLLTKDLETEASPCCGIGVAVVGTLAFTGGVVAGKHHHRHHGGGCHNCGCGGCGGSCGWCGGSYGRRKRRSLSGFLEEAEIQKAYEKIAHEDKDDCGLRLVCELAQRDPRELADDEIQILLPYRGLGESDGTTYGNYDEAAWHGQEGHGCPSQYPKCAFSANQIMAEYRKFVQHNGTFVP from the exons ATGAGGATAACTAGCTTGTGCATCTGCCTAATGGCTTGTCTCCTGACGAAGGACCTGGAGACTGAAGCTTCTCCTTGTTGTGGTATTGGTGTGGCTGTTGTAGGAACTCTTGCTTTCACGGGG GGAGTCGTGGCAGGGAAGCACCACCACCGCCACCACGGAGGAGGATGCCACAACTGCGGCTGCGGAGGATGCGGGGGTTCCTGCGGCTGGTGTGGAGGATCCTACggcaggaggaagagaaggagtctCTCAGGATTCCTCGAGGAGGCTGAGATACAAAAGGCTTATGAGAAG atTGCCCACGAAGACAAGGACGACTGCGGTCTAAGGCTCGTCTGTGAATTAGCCCAGAGGGATCCAAGAGAACTGGCTGATGACGAGATTCAGATACTTCTTCCATACAG AGGACTTGGTGAAAGCGACGGCACAACTTATGGAAACTACGACGAAGCTGCTTGGCATGGGCAGGAGGGTCACGGCTGCCCATCCCAGTACCCGAAATGCGCCTTCTCAGCCAACCAGATCATGGCAGAGTATCGGAAATTCGTCCAGCATAACGGAACGTTTGTTCCTTGA
- the LOC137658029 gene encoding uncharacterized protein: protein MLIFPFVAETKPCCKVEALAVGALAFTGGVLLTKHLYKKQRHHHGGCHSCSCGGCGGGCGWCGGSYYGRRRRRRSIASLLQEEWVHDVYKVVAESDKDQCGLKLLCELAQRDPRELLSDEVDILLPYSGRGKSDGTIYGDYDEAVWHGQEGHKCPAQFPLCHLTSGQIMAEYREYHNASNVLFSIFNTDDTS, encoded by the exons ATGTTAATATTCCCTTTCGTTGCTGAGACGAAGCCTTGTTGCAAAGTTGAAGCGCTCGCTGTGGGAGCTTTGGCATTCACTGGA GGCGTGCTACTCACCAAACACCTTTACAAGAAACAGCGCCACCACCACGGAGGATGTCACTCCTGCTCCTGCGGGGGCTGTGGAGGGGGATGTGGGTGGTGTGGAGGCAGCTACTACGGCAGAAGGCGCCGACGGAGAAGCATTGCGTCACTTCTGCAGGAGGAATGGGTGCATGATGTTTATAAAGTG GTGGCAGAATCCGACAAGGACCAATGTGGTCTGAAGCTGTTGTGCGAATTAGCCCAGAGAGATCCGAGGGAACTCTTATCAGACGAGGTCGATATCTTACTGCCGTATAG CGGAAGAGGTAAAAGTGATGGTACAATTTACGGTGATTACGATGAAGCAGTTTGGCATGGCCAGGAAGGCCACAAATGTCCTGCTCAGTTCCCTCTCTGCCATTTGACATCCGGCCAGATTATGGCAGAGTACAGAGAGTACCATAATGCTAGTAATGTACTTTTCTCGATCTTCAACACCGATGATACATCGTAA